Proteins encoded together in one Cicer arietinum cultivar CDC Frontier isolate Library 1 chromosome 4, Cicar.CDCFrontier_v2.0, whole genome shotgun sequence window:
- the LOC101510474 gene encoding two-component response regulator ORR21 codes for MPASLQKMAHSSSKSDSAAAQFPAGLRVLVVDDDVTTLKIIERMSLRCHYRVTTCSEATVALNILRERKGCFDVVLSDVHMPDMDGYKLLEHVGLEMDLPVIMMSVDDRTSTVMKGIRHGACDYFIKPVREEELRNIWQHVARKFLNESKEHDNSGYIEDNDRNKQGNDDNDNTSSVAGATKGIIKEPKKRSNIKDEEDVELENDDPSTSKKPRVVWSVELHQQFVSAVNQLGLDKAVPKRILELMNVPGLTRENVASHLQKFRLYLKRLSGVAQQQNGMLNTVPGTIESKLAATGRYDIQTLAASGHVSPETLAALHAEFLGRPVTNIMSTIDHTALMQASVQGPKHSRADDHAVAYGQPLVKCASNIVGNFPQPILTVDDTSSRYGAWPPTNTLGSVSSGRRLGVQNNNMHIDILQHQQKHQHQQKQQQSLIHDQNRSINVQPSCLVVAAQSSDTFQAVNSVTSVIKDSSFGRNAINGYSHSSQKLNNSSSTSQYPGGDTKATSISPQASCFSVGSSNSNIQQIQNSTSTFGAMRPLPSLLPVTFRQVPNDINSSDSLDQVCLRNLGFVGKGTCIPSFENKIESSASDFSQMKVFMASNGNTVKEEPNLIRYPNVSHLVLQNYPSHDHSSAFT; via the exons atGCCTGCGTCGTTGCAGAAAATGGCGCACTCGAGTTCGAAGAGTGATTCTGCTGCTGCTCAGTTCCCGGCCGGTTTAAGAGTTCTCGTCGTTGATGATGACGTCACTACCTTGAAGATTATCGAGCGAATGTCACTTCGCTGCCATTACCGCG TCACTACATGTTCTGAGGCTACAGTCGCTTTGAACATTCTGCGGGAGCGGAAAGGCTGTTTTGATGTTGTGCTGAGTGATGTTCATATGCCAGACATGGATGGCTATAAACTCCTCGAACATGTTGGGTTGGAAATGGACCTTCCTGTTATTA TGATGTCTGTTGATGATAGGACGAGTACTGTCATGAAGGGAATTAGACACGGAGCTTGTGATTATTTTATTAAGCCCGTACGAGAGGAAGAACTAAGGAATATATGGCAGCATGTTGCTAGGAAATTTTTGAATGAAAGTAAGGAACATGATAATTCTGGCTACATAGAAGATAATGATCGCAATAAACAGGGGAATGATGATAATGATAACACTTCTTCTGTTGCCGGTGCAACAAAAGGAATAATTAAAGAACCAAAAAAGAGGAGCAATAtaaaagatgaagaagatgTAGAATTGGAGAATGATGATCCATCTACTTCTAAGAAGCCTCGTGTGGTATGGTCAGTAGAACTGCATCAACAATTTGTCAGTGCTGTGAATCAACTAGGGCTTGACA AGGCTGTGCCAAAGAGAATACTTGAATTGATGAATGTCCCTGGTTTGACGAGAGAAAATGTTGCAAGCCATTTGCAG AAATTTAGACTTTATTTGAAGCGATTAAGTGGAGTGGCACAGCAACAGAATGGGATGCTAAACACAGTTCCTGGGACTATAGAATCCAAGCTGGCTGCTACTGGAAGATATGACATACAGACATTGGCTGCTTCTGGCCATGTTTCCCCTGAAACACTTGCAGCTCTTCATGCTGAGTTCTTAGGTCGCCCAGTAACTAACATAATGTCTACAATTGATCATACTGCACTAATGCAGGCATCTGTACAAGGGCCAAAACATTCTCGTGCCGATGATCATGCTGTAGCATATGGTCAGCCTCTTGTAAAATGTGCTTCCAACATTGTCGGTAATTTCCCTCAACCCATATTAACTGTAGATGATACATCGTCCAGATATGGAGCATGGCCGCCAACTAATACACTCGGTTCAGTCTCAAGTGGAAGAAGGTTAGGCGTTCAGAATAATAACATGCATATTGATATATTGCAGCACCAACAAAAGCACCAGCATCAGCAAAAACAACAGCAGTCGCTGATACATGATCAAAATCGATCAATCAATGTTCAACCATCTTGCCTGGTGGTTGCTGCTCAATCTTCTGACACTTTCCAGGCAGTAAATAGTGTTACTTCAGTCATTAAAGATAGCAGTTTTGGCAGAAATGCCATCAATGGTTATAGTCATTCATcacaaaaattgaataattcaTCGAGTACGTCACAATATCCTGGTGGAGACACCAAAGCTACCTCCATTTCTCCTCAAGCATCCTGTTTTTCAGTAGGCTCCAGCAACAGTAATATTCAGCAGATTCAAAATTCAACTTCAACATTTGGTGCTATGAGACCATTGCCTAGCCTTCTACCCGTGACTTTTAGACAAGTTCCAAATGATATTAACTCCAGCGATTCACTTGATCAAGTATGTCTTAGGAATCTTGGATTTGTCGGAAAAGGTACCTGCATACcaagttttgaaaataaaattgaatcatCTGCAAGTGATTTTAGTCAAATGAAAGTATTCATGGCTAGCAATGGTAACACAGTGAAGGAGGAGCCAAATTTGATCAGATATCCAAATGTGAGCCACCTAGTCCTACAGAATTATCCGTCTCATGATCATTCAAGTGCATTCACTTAA
- the LOC101511657 gene encoding uncharacterized protein: MHPTTLPKGMARWTMMPWPRLPTPFSIDNIPIHNVNLCCDFKELDLSNQRGTGLWCAARRQVRYQDEDEDRDDEDGHNEKISKLEFYSQSARGEALIVHALVDQNEVEVLIFKGFSSCLSYSTSPDPTKSILPARAVITSIDRIKGPFDPANIEYLQKNVAWEEFKTNLLSN; the protein is encoded by the exons ATGCATCCTACTACACTTCCCAAGGGTATGGCCAGATGGACAATGATGCCATGGCCTAGGCTGCCTACACCATTTTCGATTGACAACATTCCAATTCACAATGTAAACTTGTGTTGTGACTTTAAAGAACTAGATTTGAGCAACCAAAGAGGTACAGGCCTTTGGTGTGCAGCAAGGAGGCAAGTAAGATACCAAGATGAGGATGAAGATAGAGATGATGAGGATGGGCACAATGAGAAGATTTCGAAGTTGGAGTTCTATAGTCAATCAGCTAGAGGAGAAGCACTCATTGTTCATGCACTTGTGGACCAAAATGAAGTAGAGGTGCTTATCTTCAAA GGATTTTCTTCATGCTTGAGCTATAGTACCTCCCCTGACCCAACAAAAAGCATTCTTCCAGCCAGGGCAGTGATAACTTCTATAGATAGAATCAAAGGGCCTTTTGACCCTGCCAATATAGAGTATCTGCAGAAGAATGTGGCATGGGAAGAATTCAAGACAAATCTTCtttctaattaa
- the LOC101511125 gene encoding phragmoplastin DRP1C-like — translation MATMTSLIGLINKIQRACTVLGDHGGEGLSLWEALPSVAVVGGQSSGKSSVLESVVGRDFLPRGSGIVTRRPLVLQLHKTDDGQQDYAEFLHAPRKRFTDFASVRQEISDETDRITGKSKQISNIPIQLSIYSPNVVNLTLIDLPGLTKVAVEGQSETIVQDIENMVRSYVEKPNCIILAISPANQDIATSDAIKIAKEVDPSGERTFGVLTKLDLMDKGTNAVEVLEGKHYRLMHPWVGIVNRSQADINKNVDMIIARKKEREYFETSPEYGHLAHKMGAEYLAKLLSEHLEVVIRQRIPSIIALINKTIDELNAELDRIGRPIAVDSGAQLYTILEMCRAFDKVFKEHIDGGRPGGDKIYGVFDHQLPSALKKLPFDRHLSLKNVQRVVTEADGYQPHLIAPEQGYRRLIEGCLSYFKGPAEASVDAVHLVLKELVRKAIAATEELKRFPTLKSEIAQAANDSLERFREESKKTVTRLVDMESSYLTAEFFRKIHLEQDTTNPGRNSSTPNPNLDNHTDNHLRKIGSNVNAYVNMICDTLKNSIPKAVVYCQVREAKRSLLNRFYVQVGKKEKEQLGAVLDEDPALMEKRSQLAKRLELYKQARDDIDSVAWK, via the exons ATGGCGACCATGACGAGCTTGATCGGTCTCATCAACAAGATCCAACGTGCATGCACTGTCTTAGGTGACCATGGCGGCGAGGGTTTGTCACTCTGGGAGGCTCTACCTTCCGTCGCCGTCGTTGGAGGACAG AGTTCAGGGAAATCGTCAGTGTTGGAGAGTGTTGTAGGAAGGGATTTTCTGCCACGTGGATCTG GTATTGTCACACGGAGGCCATTAGTGTTGCAACTTCACAAGACAGATGATGGACAACAGGACTATGCTGAGTTTCTTCATGCACCTAGAAAGAGATTCACTGACTTTG CTTCTGTAAGGCAGGAAATTTCAGATGAAACAGATCGTATAACTGGGAAGTCAAagcaaatttcaaacattccaATTCAACTCAGTATATACTCTCCAAATG TTGTGAACTTAACCCTCATAGATCTTCCTGGATTGACAAAGGTTGCTGTAG AGGGACAATCAGAAACTATTGTTCAAGATATTGAAAACATGGTTCGATCGTATGTTGAGAAG CCCAACTGCATTATATTGGCCATCTCTCCTGCAAACCAAGATATTGCCACTTCAGATGCAATAAAAATTGCAAAAGAAGTTGATCCTTCAG GTGAAAGAACATTTGGAGTGTTGACAAAACTTGATCTTATGGATAAAGGAACTAATGCCGTTGAG GTTCTGGAAGGAAAGCATTACAGGTTGATGCATCCATGGGTTGGAATAGTTAACCGCTCACAAGCTGATATTAATAAAAACGTTGACATGATTATTGCTCGCAAGAAGGAGCGTGAATATTTTGAGACGAGCCCCGAATATGGACATCTGGCACATAAAATGGGTGCAGAATATCTTGCCAAGCTTCTATCTGAG CATCTCGAGGTTGTCATTAGGCAGCGGATTCCCAGTATCATTGccttaataaataaaaccatTGATGAGCTTAATGCAGAGTTGGACCGTATTGGCAGGCCTATAGCTGTGGATTCAGGG GCCCAACTATACACTATTTTAGAGATGTGTCGAGCATTCGACAAAGTATTTAAGGAACACATTGATGGAGG ACGGCCAGGTGGGGACAAAATTTATGGCGTTTTTGATCACCAATTACCGTCTGCTTTGAAAAAGCTCCCCTTTGATCGTCATCTATCCTTAAAAAATGTCCAGCGAGTCGTTACAGAAGCCGATGGTTATCAACCCCATCTGATTGCTCCAGAGCAAGGCTACAGAAGACTTATTGAAGGATGTTTAAGCTATTTCAAAGGTCCAGCTGAGGCCTCTGTGGACGCT GTCCATCTTGTTTTAAAGGAACTTGTTCGGAAGGCAATTGCAGCAACTGAG GAACTGAAGAGGTTTCCAACACTTAAATCTGAAATAGCACAAGCTGCAAATGATTCTTTGGAAAGATTCCGTGAAGAAAGTAAGAAGACAGTGACCCGGCTGGTTGATATGGAGTCTAGCTATCTAACAGCAGAATTTTTTCGAAAGATTCATCTTGAACAAGATACCACCAACCCAGGACGGAATAGTTCTACTCCTAATCCCAATCTGGACAATCACACAGATAATCACCTCAGGAAAATTG GATCAAATGTTAATGCCTATGTCAACATGATTTGTGACACACTTAAAAATTCTATACCAAAGGCCGTGGTTTATTGTCAAGTTAGAGAGGCGAAGAGATCATTGCTTAACCGCTTTTATGTTCAAGTTGGGAAAAAAGAG AAAGAGCAACTGGGGGCCGTGTTGGATGAAGATCCTGCACTTATGGAAAAGAGATCACAGTTAGCTAAAAGGCTTGAATTGTACAAGCAAGCTAGGGATGACATTGATTCAGTGGCTTGGAAATAA